The Ananas comosus cultivar F153 linkage group 6, ASM154086v1, whole genome shotgun sequence genome segment aaaacaaagaggttAACAATGAGACTAGCAAATATGAAATACAGCAACaacgagaggaaaaaaaacaaagaggttAACAATGAGACTAGCAAAATCTAGATGTTAACAGCTGACAGAATCCAAGAGAAGAAAACAGTAACAGcaatattttaactaaaattcaaGAAGTTCATGATAAGCCTTgtagagttaaaattttaacacACATTggaattaagaaaagaaataaagagagaagaagacacAAGTGGTTCAAATATAGCATTCGGTAATTCGAGTGTGGCATATACTCACAGCATGAATCGCAAAGAACTTTTGCGCCGAAAGCCACCTGTTTTATACAACCTTTAGCCGCTTCAGAGAAAGAAAGATTCACTACCACCTATAAAATATGCCAGCAGGTGTAAATAAGCTTAAGTATTACAGTAGCCGCAGACCGAGTATCCATTATCAAAATGCAAGGTCAAAGGTAAACCTCTGCATCATCTGCATAAATGTCTCGGTCATCCTCAAAGACCTGAAGCAGAAAGAATAATCACAGAACGTCCAAATAAAACAACCAATTCAAGTAAATTTACAAGCAAACAAAGGACAAAATCACCTCAGAAAATATCTTATAGAATGTATCAGAGAAAGGGTCTTGATTAGACGTGCGAAAATCTGAAAAAGGATCTCGATAGGTTCTCCGGAACCCACTTGTATCATCTGCAGAATATCTTACTTTCTCTGTGCCTTTAGAGAATTCCTTTAAGCACcatgggagaaaaaaaagaaggtggaTAAGTTGCCAAAATTGTAGCAAACTTGTTGAAAAGCAACTAGAGGTTAAAAAATACTAAcagaaataagaaattaataacGGCTCAGCTCAACTTACCCTGTCATATTGTGCTCTTTTCTCAGAATCACTCAATATCTGCAGTTCAACTTTTACCAGAATAAAAACACAATCAACCCTAAAGTAAACCATCAGAACTGTAAAACGAAAGAGATTTTACAGATGCACTTGCCTCATATGCATCTCGTATCTCTTGAAATTTTCTCTTCGCCGCCgggttatttttatttgcatccGGATGATACTTCTTAGCAAGCTACAAATAAATTCATGAGTTGTTCAGAAATTTCTGTCTAAGAAGACATTCCAAACAAAACATGCCGCGTCGAAAACATAGGACAAGGGTTCGAAACAGCAACCCTATTACAGCTCGCTTATTATAGCAAAATAACAATTGATCACAGATCATCAAATCAAATCTATTGTCTCAATTTTCTCTATTCGCAAGAAGAACAGTGTGTTTTAAAGCATATGTAGACTCTTGCGGAATAAGATACTCACGGCGTGAAAAGCCTTTTTAATATCGTCCTTGTTGGCATCCTTAGAGACACCTAGAATTGCGTAATAGTCCTTCTCTATCACGCCGAGTGGAGCTGCGAGAGAAACACATTATCCGAATGGTTCTCTATGATCggggaaaatatatatttatacacatGTTATAATAAACAACCAGAAGAACAACCTGTAGCATGAAAGCCCCGGATTGAAGTAAACACTGTCGATTCAATGCAGCCATGGCATCTTTCATCAACACCCGCGCCGACTCTGCACACTGCGAATAATAGAGTTGCGGTAGCAGAatcaaaaagagaagaaaataaagagaaaaaaaaaaaaagaacttaaaaATCAAGTAAATAGATGATTATAAACATATCTAGGTGGTGCGAcaaaatatatatcttaaatGAATTGCTATTCTCGATTCAAACTCTTTCTCGATCTCTTCCACCCAAATTTTTCCACTCCGCTAAATCTACAAAACTATTAAagctataataataattaagcaaaGGCATttaagagaaggaaaaaaaaaaaaattaaggaaacGGGTTTGTTAGAGAGAGTAAGTAGAATAATTACACGAAGATGATGATAGGTAGGAAAACGGTCCAAGAAACTGGCGAATCCCTCCTTTTCTCGCCCTGTCCCTAGCGTGATCTAAGAATGCGGAGCTCATCATCTGCAACGAGCATATTGAGTGATCGTACTTAAAAATACCGCGAGAAAAAGAAAGACTCCGGTGGGTCTTATTACTCTGCGAGAGCCCGGGGAGAGGGATCTTGAGGGGGTGAAGCGCGGCCATCGGAGTCGGCGCATCGGCGGCGAGCGCAATCGGCCGATCACCGCCGCATGTAATGACCGGATAATGATCGGGGACGAAGCTGGAGAGGAGGTGGGCGAATGGTTCGGAAAATGGGAGAAGGGGGAAAACGAAGAGCGGCGGTGAGAGGAGTCGTGCGAGGTGCGTACAGTTGAGAAACTTGAGAAACCGAGAGAAGGGGAGAGTTTATTGGGCCGGGCCCAGCTCTAGAAGAGAGTTCTCTGGATAAGGTCCGGCCCAAGTGCGTCTATCGTGAGATATAGCGGAACATTTTACGAGAATTAAAaatggaataaaaaataattttgtatacTTTGTATACTTTGTATCTTTTATTATCGATCAATCAATACAATCTTGTGATATTCAAAAGAAtaggataaaataaaatatttatgaatgACTATATTTTTGTTGAAATTTATCAGAGTGAAATTTATTTCACTTCATGTTattgtttattaaaaaattactgtGTTTGCTTTTTCCTAATTATTAACTGTCAATTTTGTAGTATTTTAGGAATACTGTTAAAATACCAATTTCACATCTAATCTGACCTCTAATTTACAGAAATTAGACAGAAGTTGTAACATAGTCTCACAAAATTCTTTctcattaattaaaattttagtaactAACGGCAACTAAACATTAGTtgagaagaaacaaaaatttcaattaCTAAGATTACAAATTTGCAGTAGTGcagatatatatttaaataagtaTCATATTCTTTCTTTAGATTTTGCTttgtaatattctttttttaagcAGTAAAAACAGGGTCTAGCTCATGCTGGTGGACTATCTGGAAGGCCAGAAACAATCTTATCTTTCGTGGCATACAGCTAGACCCTGTTTTAGCGATGCGAAGGTTCAAGCAGCTGATTGATTATTGGAAATACCTCCTATgatcgctttttttttttttttttttttttttttttgcttatttccCTCTCTTTTTAGCATATATCAAGCACAAACCAAACTACTTCCTCAACTCTCAACCACCTACAAGGGGTGTGAGATGAGAGCTGGGGTGGACAGGAAGGACACAAAAGAAGAAAGCTTTGGACAANaaaaaaaaaaaaaaaaaatcttttttgatagtaaaatcttaaatattcaaaatgatGCTGCCCAATGTCAATAAAAATGAATTGAGATGGTGACCTGAAGATGAAGTGGTATAATCCCGGATTTAGACTAGAGTGGAATTCGCGAGCATGCAAAGTAAGAACCCCCAAGTCAAGCCAAAAACAAATGCAGAATAAAACATCCACACCAACAAatccttttaatttattgcatGGGCCCAAACAAACACGTTCCCCCGCTTTCGGCCaaataaataaactttaaaaaccctccaaaaaaaactaaaaaaatcacAATCCACTCCACTCAGGAACACTTGTATGGATTCAATTTCTCTACAACcctatttatatacatatctaCCAATGGACCCATAGAAAACAGCGACTTGAGTTAACCGAGCAATGCTATTCGTACACCTAACAGTGAGTGCATATTTCACATCTCAAAGATATATCTTACACATCATCTATTCAATATTCATCTAACAGATAGAAATCACTCACTAATAAAATGATATGATTAATACAAATATTCTATCTGATAGATGAATATGAATGAGATGCTTGATTGGGATGTAGAAGTAGCATTTACCGTTTAGAATATGTAGACAAATAGAATTTATAATAGAGAATGCGAACCCTTCAAACAACAACACCTGCAATAACACACGGCGCGATCGAGTAGTAATCCAAATCCTAGTGCGCAAGCGACGTCGCACTCGGGATCTCACCGTTGGAGCCATCTCGCGGAGCCGAACCGGACAGGACCGGCGCCCAGCGCGGACTCGACCCGGCCCGAAATCCGAGCCGACTCGCTCATCGGCCGCTCcctcctcctcaccctcctctcctcctcccccttcgCCGCCACCGCCCCCTCCACCCTCTCCCTGAGCTCCGCGACCGCGCCCCAGAACGGATCGTCGGCGACCGTCCCTTTCCGATCCGCGCCCCCCTCGAGCCGCTTCAGGAGGCACGCCAGCTCGACCGAGTCGGCGAACCCTAGCGAGTCGACCCGCTCCCGCAGCTCGCGAACCCGGGCGCCGATCTCGCGCTCCGCGGCGATGCGGTCCTCCTCGGCGACCCGGATGGTCTCGCGGATGAGCATGTTGtggaggggagaggaggaggaggaggaggaggaggtgggagCCGGGGCGCGGCGGATCtcctcggcgacggcgacgaggGGTTCGAGCTCGGCGACGAGGTCGGGGTtgaggagggaggcgaggcGGTCGGGGTCGGAGGGAgcgggggggaggaggaggaggagctcgagGAGGCGGGCGAACCAGCGGACCCAGGCGGCGAGGGCCcaggaggaaggggaggagcCGAGGGGGAAGGAGGAGAGGGCGAGGGGGTTGTGGCCGGAGGaggggtggcggaggaggagcggggGGATCTGGTCGCGGAGGATGAAGGCGCCgcgggagaggaggaggtggagggaCAGGAGCGCCTTCAGGGCCACGGCGGGGTCGCGGGTCGAGCGGAGGCGCGCGGCGAGGGCGCcgacgagggcggcggcggcgaggcgggaGCCGCGGCCGAAGGAGAGCAGGGCCTCGAGGTGCCGTGCCGGGGGCGGCGACGACCACGGGTGGTGCGGGGTCGCGCGGAGCACGGCGAggctcgcggcggcggcggcggcggagggcgctGCGGGGGGGGAGAGGAGCGCCGCTTTGCCGAAGGAGGCCGTGTCCTTGAGGGCGCCCACGAGGCCGCGGAGCTTGAGCCCCATGGcggcgcgcgcgagagagagattTTAGGGTTTGGAGGAAACGATCTACGagtggaggagaagaagaagaagaagaagaagaagaagaagagaaaggttGAGCGTTGGTTTGGTCAATGGAGTGGAGGGAGGGTTGATCAAGCTTAAATATAGAAATTGTTGCCTGCACCGGGTGAGTATGATGTACGTCTCGTACCCCACGTACTGaaattactattattaattattatgatGATAAACATTTGGTAAAAATGTCCCATTTtgctctaaaatttttaattttattattttgtttttttaatttatttaatttaattttaaaatttaaactaatttttattttaattaatttatagttataaaagttatataaaatattttaattaaatttatataagtaaataatgtatttaaattttaaaatttatagtttagataTGCTCTGGGcgtttttatttgtatataattGGTGCTTTGGACTCTTTCATTTGTGTGCAATTGATTTTtcacaattataattttttttttaagtcctACACGTGTTGTAACTTGTATGTCGCATTTATTGAATTGAATTAGTATTACATTATTATTTTGATGCGTTGATCATTAACAAATGGGGTGCGAAAAATCACGGGGTTGTATACACAGGATGCGatcaataatttattaatttctcGGTGGGTCAACTGGGGCCGTTTGATTAACAGTTGACTATTCAACTTGGAGTTTATTATGTCAAACGAGTGTGATTCATGGAATCTTCTAGTacggtattatttttttttggaccaaaaaaacaaaaggctaCTTCCCGGTATTATTAATTGAATACTATTTTGAACAGATAAGCCTCATTATTAATTGGGTAGGCTTCAAATacaattttatactttttcattttagtaccgaATCTTTTACgtatatcactttagtatcgtacaattttttttttttttttttcattactaCCTACATTCATTTTCTATTAAACAATAtacaaaaatttcagatatcacATCTATTacttattgaatattcactttagtattctacgattgtcaaaattttactttagtaccacttggttttaactttattattgatataacgaaaaaattaacgaaagagataataaaaaaaaattataaaatactaagaTAATAcattttagggataattgcctatatacctctcgTACGTTTGATAATATtcaatttatttctttttttttttatttctaaaatacccctcatatgttctaccgttattataaaatattcccgcagttatctcctgttaagttaacttgggttaaacgtgagttaaatatctaccacaattaaaaaaaattaaaatatcaattttacccttaacttaagagcaagtaagaaatgttggtgatggtagagtggtatattgaaaaagactaaaagtcaaaatactttttttgtccCTAaccttaagggcaaataagaaaggtggaaggatatatttgaaagggacAAAGATAACAGAATTTATtgacagattttaactctagggatatattagaaataggttggaacgtagaaaaaatatatcgggagtaaatcaaaaagttgaaaacttttcagaaatatataagcaattgcttctactttttaaactacagaatactaaataaaaaataaaaattataaaagtgatatttaaagttttctcttAATAATTTAGTGAGCTGGTTTAGCTGGGCGGCGAACGTCGCTCTCCTAACAGAAATTTGGAGCACGGAACAAGTGCTCAGAATTGTAGATGCTTTTCGAAGTTTTAAATTGTGGGGCTCTTTTCAAAATAAATGTAGGACATTTCAGGTAACAGTACACTGTACTTAGACACTGCACTATAGAGGCTGAGATCTGGGAGAGGATTAGTTTTAGATAGTAAGTAATGACTCTCTCCAATCAGAGTACTGCTCTAATAATCTTTTATTAGAATGCTTGCCTACCAATCTAATGTAGAAATAATACTATTGAATatagaataaaagaaataacTCTTTTGGAATCTGTAGCCAATCATGTTATAATTGgtgtaatttttataatgaCATTGGTTTGGATTGTTCAACTTTTACTTCTCTCTATCTTAGGAGCAGAGATAGCGTCGACGGTCACAGGCTTATCACTGCGGTCCACGAGATTAAGCAGAAATTCTGTGGACCGCTTAGGATTTTGTctcctttttatatatataatattatatatttaaaattaataaatatttacgtATATATTTCATGGCTAGGATTACTATACTCTTGTGAGTATATAtgtttttgtatttataaattttcggcaATTAGATGAAAGAATGTACGGTTAGGACGAAAATGATCTTTTAGGAtcgagtgggtagttggttgaatagtataatttaatgactgaaaaaaattaaaaatatagatttaacaATCAAAAACTCATGAGtacaaaaaaatctatactcatAGAGGCTAAAACTCATGAGTACAAAAAAGTCTATACtcatagagtatagtagccgagctcataatatcatatatatagaatattttcAGCCATCCAAATAtgacataaataaaaatatttttcaaccgAAAAAGTCTGTTTTCTGAAAATTTCTTCCACATTTTTATGTGAAACTAAACAGCCCCAAAAGGAAATATAACACTTCTAAGGtgaaaaatgtaaataaaattttgagtcgATCTCCATACAAATGCTACGATTTGGTACTTCAATTTTTACAACAGCTGAAAACTATTAGAAAAATTCTAGTGTAATGAAACATCACTTTAAAACAACACTTATATACAGTAGAATCAAGCAAATCCTCAATCAAACCATAGCCGATACGAGATTAAACTTTAACTCCTGTTAATACTCATCAACAAAGAACTTTATACTAATCAATGAAGTATTCGACCAAACACACCAAATTAAATAGTCACTTGATTTCGAAACATCTAGTTCTTATACAGCAGTAGCATCACCTTTAGACCACAACCAACTCTTAATTAAGACCACACAGCAGCTACTCTCTTGCATTCAATCTAAGAAGATCTAAAACTGACTTATCTTTCAGCCTGTTACTCTGCTGGTATTCTATGAAGTCCCCGAACCGCATGCCGCGAAACGCGGCCGGGTTCTTGCTGCTCACCAGCAGAGGCGCCGGCGCCACAACTGTCTCGA includes the following:
- the LOC109711541 gene encoding chaperone protein dnaJ 1, mitochondrial, which gives rise to MRRLRWPRFTPSRSLSPGSRRMMSSAFLDHARDRARKGGIRQFLGPFSYLSSSSLCRVGAGVDERCHGCIESTVFTSIRGFHATAPLGVIEKDYYAILGVSKDANKDDIKKAFHALAKKYHPDANKNNPAAKRKFQEIRDAYEILSDSEKRAQYDREFSKGTEKVRYSADDTSGFRRTYRDPFSDFRTSNQDPFSDTFYKIFSEVFEDDRDIYADDAEVVVNLSFSEAAKGCIKQVAFGAKVLCDSCYGRGHPVSAKPSICPTCNGVGRVTVFPFTTTCGSCRGSGKIIKDYCLKCKGSGVVDGVKNVNVSIPAGVDSGDTIRVPEAGNSGRHGVHPGSLYIKLQVSKDPVFVRDGADIHVETCISFTQAILGGKVEVPTLTGKTQVKIPKGVQPGQVIVLRGRGLPKQVGLVDHGDQHVRFRVHFPSSVSERQRELLEEFAMEEAMQENIRFAEGSWWQQLIGNLTGPKFMLGIALILLLNLLLSKSV
- the LOC109711542 gene encoding putative clathrin assembly protein At4g40080; amino-acid sequence: MGLKLRGLVGALKDTASFGKAALLSPPAAPSAAAAAASLAVLRATPHHPWSSPPPARHLEALLSFGRGSRLAAAALVGALAARLRSTRDPAVALKALLSLHLLLSRGAFILRDQIPPLLLRHPSSGHNPLALSSFPLGSSPSSWALAAWVRWFARLLELLLLLPPAPSDPDRLASLLNPDLVAELEPLVAVAEEIRRAPAPTSSSSSSSSPLHNMLIRETIRVAEEDRIAAEREIGARVRELRERVDSLGFADSVELACLLKRLEGGADRKGTVADDPFWGAVAELRERVEGAVAAKGEEERRVRRRERPMSESARISGRVESALGAGPVRFGSARWLQR